Genomic segment of Methanolobus mangrovi:
ATGTGCTCAAAGAAAAGAACTATGATGCAGCTTTACTAATAGCCTGTGACTATGAACTGAACAAGGTAATGATGGGCCTTAAAGGTAAGAAAATTGTTACTTATGGAATTCCTATGCTCAATGACGGATGCTTCAATACGGAAGTTGAGTATGAAAAGGTAATAGAGACATTGGAAATGCTTTCTGATTAACCCTTTGAGAAATGTGGTGCTCAAATGTATGACCTTATAATCATTGGTGCCGGACCTTCCGGTTCGTCTGCCGGAAGAATAGCAGGAAAAAACGGAATTAAGACACTTATAATTGAGAAGGAGATATTTCCCCGATACAAACCATGTGGAGGAGCATTATCCGAACATGCGATGTCCTATCTTGATTTTAAAATACCGGATGAGATTATCGAAAAGGATATTTTCGGAGGAAGGGTTCGCTTCCGGGGAAAAAGTATAGAATACTTCAAAGATCACCGCCTTTCTGTTATCGTAACAAGAAGCATATTTGACAATTTTCTGCTTGAAAAAGCAAAAGAGACAGGCATTGACATTCATCACGGGGAAAAAGTAACAGACGTATCCCCAAATGGTGCTCATGTTTTAGTTACAACAAATAAAGATAGCTACAAAGCCAGATATGTGGTAATTGCAACCGGCTCACAGGGAAAACTTAAAACTGTGGTTAGAAGAGAGGACAACAAAAGTGAATATGGGGTTTGTCTTGTCACTGAAGTTGAGGAAAAGGATGAAGTTATTGACCAATATATTAAAGATGCTATCGAAATGCACTTTGGTGTATCCGGAGTAGGTTACGGATGGGTATTCCCGCACAAAGGTTATTACTCAGTGGGTGCCGGCAGTGTGATGGCAAAGCATCTCCCATATCCAAAAAAGGCAATGCAAGATTATCTGAAAGTTAATGGGTTCATGGGAGAATACAAACTCAATGGACATGTAATCCCATGTGGCGGCCACAAAAGAAAACTGGTTAAAGGAAGGATAATATTAAGTGGCGATGCAGCAGGCTTTGTTGATGCATTCACAGGTGAAGGACTGGCATATGCTATCCGGTCAGGACAACTTGCCGCGGAGATTATCAAAGAGAATGCAGCAAATGGGTCTGACCTTCAGGAACTTGTAAATTATGAAAACAGATGTTACTCCGAATTTGGCGAGCATCTAAAATATTCACTCATTTTTGCAAAGATAATGCACTACTTCCCCGAACGTTCTTTCAATGCATTTATAAAAGAAACGGACATACTTGACATGTTTCTTGAAGTTGTGACCTTTAACAGAACATATAAAGACCTGGTCAAATGGCTTATATTCAATTTCAAATTCCGCTGGCTTAAAAAATAAGAGTGTATTGAGTGAGGAGAGTAAGCTCCCTTCTGTTAATGCAATACATTCATCCCGCCTGGCAGGATTATGCGCTCCAAAGAGCTGCATTGACGGCATTCGGCTACGCGTCGACAAACTTCGGGAATGGTCTAAACAACCATCGACCCCTACTCCTGACTTGCACCCACGAGGATTCGCCGTTCCATCCGCGATCCATGCGACCTCAGCTTTTCAGCATCATAGCATTAACATGGTACGGTATCGTTTCTGTGCCAGCATGCAGCGAACTGCATGAGTTGCAAAGCAACTGCCCGGGCTCTCGCCCGATGCCCTTTACAGGCATTCGTGTGTTTAGAAGGTGGGGAGACTTTCCTCAGGTCATAAGACCCGGCGGCCGTCCTTCCTCTCTCGGTTATAAAGATGGTATTAAGTGATATATATCTTATTATGAACAAAACCATAAACCATCACAATCAGTAAAATTGCGCACTTCTGTATAAAATAAAATAGAACTGATGTTAATAATTAAAGATAACAACATAACATTTATAATAGATTTGCTAGAAACCTTTAATTGGTAAGATATGAAATACAATAGATACCTCATAGTTGGTATCACTTTACTAACGATACTATTGCTGTTCCTATTCACAGGAGCTGTTTCTCAAACCGAAACAGAGTTGTTTGGACTTGACGGATTAGATTCATACCAACATGGATACAGTACATTATTGTTAGGAATAGGATTGCCTCTTGTGCTGGCAATACTTTATCTATTTACCAGTACGAAAAAAAGCAAATCCCAGGAAAAATAAAAAGTGATTCAGCATTAAAGCTTAAGTACGCCACAGCCGCAGCCGCGATTCAACAGGTAATCTACTTTTGAAATAATCTCTTCCTGATGGAAATCAGATAATTCTTCGAACTCATCCTTATGCTTATCCTTGACGTGCTCTATCATTTTTTCCTTTGCTTTTTTCGGATCGGCATCGATCACAATGAAATCATCATTAAAGCCAAGATCCCTGCATCTTAGTATATGTACTATGATAAAACCTCCCTGATTAAAGTACAAACTCCTACCTTATTAATTTTTGTTTTAACTGCAAAAAAGAGGGCTGTTATCGCCGTACTTCAAAGGAAGAATGAAGCACCGATAACGATGAACAGAATACCTGCAGCTGTTGAGATGGTTCTTTTATTGATTCTCTCCATGAGGATCTTACCAACATATATGGCCATAGAAGACAGGACCAGTAAAGCAAATACAACCCCTATAAACACAAGTACAGGATCGTACTGCGTAGCAAAGAGAGCCGCTGCGAGCTGGGTTTTGTCACCCATTTCAGATACAAGGATGAGACCAAATCCAGATATAAAAGGACTCTTCAGTTCATAGGAGCCATCGTCATCATCCTCTGCCCTGTTCAGGAGTGTTGTCAGACCAAATATTATGAACAGTATGCCGGCACCTATGCGTACATATTCCATCGGAATCCTGTTTGCTATGAAATTCCCTAAAAGGATAGCAAGACCATCCGTCAGTACAAAAGCCAGCATCACACCGGCAAGTAGTGAAACATATTTTGTGGTCTTTGTAGAGAGGACAAGTACTGCAAGCTGGGTTTTGTCACCCAACTCAGCGAGCCCCACCAATAGGAATGGAATAAGAATGTCCTGAATCATGCATCATAAATCCCCAACCTCCTATATAAGATATCTTAAAGTAGCCATGTGAAATTTCGATTTAAATTCAAAATACAAGCAATATTCCAGTAACTGGTATCTGTCCGGTCAGGCTTGGTTGTAACTTTCTTTAATGATAACATATCTGAATTTGTTGATTATACAAATATCCCGGCGTGTCAGGGCAAAATATATAATACGAGATTTATTTGAACTCTTATGATAATTCGATAAACTTAAATACAGAATAACGGCAAGAGGCTGTCTGTTAGCGGTTTATAGACACAAAGAAACATGAAAAATAGAAACTTATTAGTAATAGCAAGCGCCAACCGTTATCCTACTATTACTATCCTGATGGTTAGGAACAGGGCGGAGGTAGGAAGACCGGCCTGCAAAAAATAGTATTATAAAATAGAGGAAGTGACAAAGCATGGGTAACCTTAGGCAACCAAATGCAAATGAAGCCACTCAGACCTTCAACAGGTCTAAGAGTGTAGTACCGATGTCAGGTATCTGTACACGTTGTGTGGACGGATGTCGTGGAAATTGTGAAATATTTAAATCAACATTCAGAGGACGTGAAGTCCTGTACCCCGGACCTTTTGGTGAGGTCACAGCCGGTGCAGACAAGAACTATCCTATTGACTACTCCCACCTTAACATACAGGGATATGCAGTAGGCGCAATAGGAATGCCAGATGACATGTTACCTGGCCCTGAAACTGCGAGATTCCCGAATGTTAGTACTGAGACAGAGTACGGCTGGGACAAAAAAGTAAAGATGAAGGTACCCATCTTCACCGGAGCATTAGGTTCCACCGAAATTGCAAGGAAGAACTGGGAACACTTTGCCATCGGCGCAGCTATTTCAGGTGTCACCATTGTTTGTGGTGAGAACGTATGTGGTATAGACCCTGGACTTAAAAGAGGAAATGACGGTCTTGTAACAGAATCACCAGAGATGGACCGCAGGATTGAACTCTACAACAAATATCATGATGGCTACGGTGAAATGCTCGTCCAGATGAACGTAGAGGACACAAAGCTTGGTGTAGCAGAATACCTTTCCAGCAAGCACGAAATGGATACTATTGAACTCAAATGGGGACAGGGTGCAAAATGTATTGGTGGAGAGATCAAGGTAAAAGAGCTTGACCGCGCTATCGAGCTTAAGAAAAGAGGTTATATCGTAACACCGGACCCTGAACTTGCATCTGTACAGGAAGCATACAAAGTTGGTGCCATAAGAGAATTCGAAAGGCACTCAAGACTTGGTTTTGTCACAGAGGAAGGATTCCATGCAGAATGTGACAGACTCAGAGACCTTGGATTCAAGCGTATTACATTGAAAACCGGTGCTTACTCGATGGCAGAGACTGCAATGGCTATCAAATACAGTTCCGACGCAAAGATCGACCTGCTCACCTATGACGGTGCTCCTGGTGGAACCGGTATGAGCCCATGGCCAATGATGGAAGAATGGGGAACACCAACAATATACCTGCAGTCACTTGTCCAGGAATTTGCAGATAAACTCACTTCAAAAGGCAAGAGAGTACCAGACCTTGCAATGGCCGGTGGATTCTCAAGCGAAGACGGTATCTACAAGGTTCTGGCAATGGGTGCTCCATACTTCAAGGCAGTATGCATGGGCCGTGGCCTCATGATCCCAGGAATGGTCGGTAAGAACATTGGCAAATGGCTTGCTGAAGATGACCTTCCAAAGACTGTATCCGAATTCGGACACAGGAAAGAAGAGATCTTCGTACACTATGAAGAACTGGAAGAGCGCTATGGTGCTGACATTGACAACATACCACTGGGTGCTATCGGTATATACTCATATGCTGAAAAGACCAGGGTTGGCCTGCAGCAACTCATGGCAGGTTCCAGAAGGTTCAATATTTCTACACTTTCACGTAAGGACCTCATGGCACTTACAGAAGATGCAGCAAAAGTAACCGGAATCTCATATGTCATGGATGCATACAGGGACATCGCAGAAGAGATACTCGATGGATAAACAAAGTAAGTTCAATACTTACTTTTATTTTCTTTTTTGATTTTTGAAAAGGGGAAGTTGGTCAGTCCTCAACTTCCAGTGCCTGAATTATATCATGGACAGTAAACTCGCCCCTGGCAACCCTTAGAACCATGGGATATATGAAGGAACAATCATCAATTGCACTCCAGCGTTCTTCTCCAATCGTCCTTATTAATTCATCCATGACTTTCCCGCACTCATTACAATATTTTGTTTCACTTTCAATACCACAAACAATACAGTTCATGAATTAACCTCCACATTTTTGTATTACCACAGGTTCCAATCTATGGTTATTTTAACTGTTTGTGCTGATAGTATTTAGGTTTTGAGTTACCAAATAGCCAGTTGTATCATATTTGAAGTACTTTCAAAACTCCTTTATCGCATACACAGCGTTATATTAATAAAATAACCATTCATTATTCAGCGACATATTACTAATTCATATTTACCAGAGGCCTAAACTTGTCAGATAATCTTTTTGATATTAAGGTAGGAGAACTCTCCTTCAAAAATCCCATCGCTCTTGCCCCAATGGGAGGAATAACCAATAGTTGTTTTGCAAATGAGAATGCAACCGATGCGGGACTGGTGATACTCGGAGGATACAACCTTGATGCTGCAACGCAGAAAGCAGCATCTGAAATGCTTGCAAGAGGAAGGGAAGAATTTGAATCCAATGAACCACTGAAGCTCATCGAAAGCGAGATAAAAGCAGTAAATGAAGGACCTGTCGTTGGAGTCAATGTAAGAAGTACAACGATAGAACCTCTGATAGAAGCTGCAAAGATCGCAAAACATGCAGATGCTATCCTGGAACTGGATGCTCATTGCAGACAGAAGGAAATCACAGACATCGGAGCAGGACAGGCACTTCTCACTGACCTCACCAAACTTTGCGACTGGATAGAACATATCAAGGAAACCGGTGTTGTACTGTCAGTCAAGGTACGTGCAAATGTAGTGGATGATATTGAACTGGTGCAGCAAATTGAAAGTTCTGGTGCTGATATACTTCATCTCGATGCCATGAAAGAAGGTTCCGGAGCAGACCTTAATCTCATAAAGAACATACGTGATTCCACACGGATGTTCCTCATTTGTAACAACTCTGTAACTGACATAGATGCTGCACAGGACATGTTCACACGCGGAGCTGATATGGTTTCCGTTGCAAGGGGTGTTCTTGAAGACTCAGGACTTATCAGTAACCTTGTTCACAGCATATCTGCCCAGCAGGAAGACATGGGATGGTACAATGCACCAAAACATGTTTGCAGAGGAGAAGGAGACCTGAGGGGACTGGCTTTTTGCTGTTTACCCGTAAAACCATGTCCCGTACACAATAATATCAAGAAGCTTGGTTACTCTGCACAGGAATTCGCAGATACTAAAATGGAGTTTGTCAAAGGTACTATGCTTGAGTATGGAGATAGTACATGTTTTGGAAGCCTTGCATGGTGCTGTAAGATATCAAAACGCTGTTACCTCAGAGATGGAGTGCTGGAAACACTTGGACTTTCAGATGCAGAATATATGCGCCTGAAGAAAGAACTTGCAGACTACATAATTAACAATGCTAAAAAGCCAATAGGCACCTCCAAGAATTAAGCAGCTATGAAAGACTCACTTTACACCATTAACAGAGGCAACTATCCGCTCTCATCCTACATTGCACGCTGCGCACAGCTTGCAATGTGCCTGGAAGTTTCTGCCTCTCCTAAACCTGGAAATATTGACAGGTATAATGACTACGAGGACACACGCTACGAGCATTTTCTGGCATCAGCCACAGGTGTTTACCCAGTTATAGAAGAGGCTTCATCCAAGACAGAGGACATAGGCAAATTCATCAGGAATGCTGTTACGGAAAGTGTAATGTGGCAAAAAGGAGGGAATACCCATTTCGGAGCATTCCTGCTGTTAGTACCTCTTGCAATGGCTGCAGGGGAAATTCTTCAGGAAGATGAACCTTTTACCATTCAGCAACTTGTAGAATCTGCGTACAGGATCGTTAAGAACACAGATACAACTGATTCTGTTGACTTTTATAGCTGTTTTGAAGCGGCAGGTGTAAAAGTAAATCCTGCAGATGAGTTCGACCTTCAGAATAAAGCTGCTATTGATGAGCTAAACGAAAGGGACATGAGTCTTTACAAGCTCATGGACATTGCCAGAGGATACGATCTTATAGCCAATGAATGGGTCACCGGTTTTAAAAGATGTGCCGCATGTGCTGAGATAATAATTGATGGCATGAATAACGATCTTTACCCTTCAAAAGTTAAAGCTGATATCAATGACATAACCGTTTATGCATTCATGAAGACACTTGCCGAGAATGAAGACACCTTCATCAGCACTAAATACGATGACAGAACCGCTGCTTACGTATCAGGACAGGCAAAAGCGATAATAAAAGAAATGTATAAAAGTCATGAAGACTTTGAGACTATATTGCCATTGATAGAAAAACTGGACAAAGAGCTTCTGGAGAAAAAAATCAATCCGGGGTCCACAGCAGATATCATCATCGCCGGTCTTTTTATCGCATTGCTTTCGGGAGTAAGGTTCTAATGGATAAGAAAATAAATTTTGATGATTTTGGTCTTTATGAAGGCATATCAGAAACTATTGTCACAACAAACCGAGGCTGGACAGCAAATGCCGCCCCCATGGGCATTATCCGTAAGAAAGACAAACTATTCGTCCGCATGTTCAAAGGTTCTAATACCTACAATAATGTGCTTTCAGAAAAGAGTCTTGTTGTAAATATCACTCTTGACCCATTGGTCTTTGTAAATTCTACTTTTACCGACCTTGAAGATTCAGATTTTGAAAATGTAAACCTGGGTGGCAGGAATTTTACTGCCCTGAAAAAAGCTCAATGCTGGATCGCTTTTGATTGTACGAACACAAAGATCACATCCGAAGCACTTGTTACGGAACTTGTACCCGCAGGTACACGTATGAACAAGATCCAGATAAGAGCACCTAACCGCGGCCTCTTCGGAGTCATTGAAGCCTGTGTACATGCAACCAGATACAAACTAACAGGTGACGACAAATACCTTAAACTAATCAAAGCATATGGTGACATAGTGGACAAATGCGGTGGAGAGGATGAAAAAGAAGCAATGAAATTGCTTTATGGCTACCTCTGACATGTCCCGATGAAAAGAATATAATAAGAAAAAGACTATTTTCTCCCTATGACAAAAACGATAGCATGGGGAATTACCGGGGCCGGGCATTTCCTTACATCCAGTTTTGGGATCTTCAAGCAGATCAAAAGTGAACATGACATAAGAGTTAATACTTTCCTGTCCAGTGCTGCTGAAGAAGTAGTAAGGATGTATGGACTTGAAAATGAGCTGGAAACAATATCCTGCGGAGAATACCTTGAAGAGATATTCCTCGAAACACAGCAGGGGAAAAGCTGGCCAAAAACAGGACGTTTCCTTCTCGATAAGTATGACGCACTAATCGTAACACCGGCAACATCCAATACAGTATCTAAAATTGCACACGGGACTGCTGATTCACTTGTAAGCAACGCTGTTGCACAGGCTGTAAAAGGAAGCGTACCGGTATATGTTGTGCCTGTTGACATAGCAGGTGTTGTCATATCAGAATTACCATATGGGATTGCCAGGGAAATTTGTCAAAAATGTGACCCATGTCCTCCGCGAGATAATTGTCCCAATGATGCTATTACAGACCAGATAGACCTGTTAAAATGCAGCGGGTGCGGAATCTGTAAAGAGCTCTGCAATTTCAATGCAATAAAAGGCGGACCTGTTGAACTGAAGGTCAGAGACATCGATGCAAGAAATGTGGACATCATGAAAGAACTTGAAGGTATAACGGTACTGGAAAAACCTGAGGATATACTGGAAATCCTCCACGAGATCTAAAACATAAGCATCTTACTTTTTATCTTATTCCAATACGTCGGCCAAGCTTATTCACATGGCCGATGAACATCTGCTTGATTACGAATGATACAGGGGTTTTTCCTCCACCCGGACTGGTACGGCCTTTGCGTATGGCATCCAGCACACCTTCAACTGTTCTGGAATCAGCCTGAATCTCCGTATATGACCTTCCCACCATTTCCGCTTCATGGGAATCGCTTCCGCCAACCATTGGAAATCCCAGTTCCTGAGCGACTTTTCTGGCTTTATTGTTGGGACCATCGGTTACACAGCGGGAATTCAACACTTCCACTGCATCAGTATCCAGTCCATCAACATAACCAATGCCATGGGATGTCATTTTAAAAGGATGAGGAATTATTACAACAGCTCCCTGCTGACGTGCCCTTTTGATGGTTTCTTCAGGGCTAAGTCCCGATTCTATGGATTCGCGAACTCCCAGCACAAGAATATGTCCTTTAGAGGAACTCACTTCCACACCAGGTATGACAATCAGATCCGAACCAATTTCCTTTGCCCTCTTGGAACATGCAATACCGCCCTCTATGGCATCATGGTCACATATAGCAAAACCATCGAGGCCGTTTCGGGCTGCATGCTCAAGTATATCGTCAAGGCTGGCATTGCTATCTTTCGAATAACAGGAATGGACGTGAAGATCGAGCTTCATGAAAGTACCTTAGTCTTAAGAGTTTATAAAGATATTTTAAAACCAGGAGAAATTGGGTGGTTGCGAACGGGTAATAGAATTTTGGTGGTTGGGTGGTTGGATAGGATTGGTGGTACATTAGAGAAGTACCCGTTCGCATGCATACAAACTACCTTATCGCATATATATATATCGATGCCCATAAAATTATTTAGGAACATATAATATTGCCCTTCAGGATAATTCTGCTGCTAAAGAAATGGCTTTATTTATAATCTTGTCCCGTGCTTCAAAATCTATCGAAATATCTTTACCGTACTTGATATTATGAACAAGACCTTCATCAAATATCCATGCTACAATTGACATTGCTTTTTCTGACATTGGAAAAGAGAGACTGATCCTTTCCCACTTTGGAAGGAGATCATGGATCTGTGCTTTAAGTTCATCGAATCCAAAACCACTTTTTGCAGACACAGCTACGGGATTGGGAGCAAGATAACCAAGACTTGACATGCGCTCTGTCAGTTCATCCTCTTCTATGAGATCAATTTTATTGAAAACTGTCACGATAGCCACATCCTGCAACTGATCCCACATTGTTTCATGGCATACAAGCAATTTTTTGCGTATGTTTTCCAGATCTTCAGAAGAATCAACAACAAGAAGAACGACATCTGCAAGGAAAATTTCGTCAAGGGTGGACCGAAAAGCATCCACCATCCAGTGAGGAAGGTCTTCGATAAAACCGACGGTATCCGTTAGCAAGACATCTCTTCCCTCCACATTCAGTGAACGCGTAGTAGGAAGCAGTGTTGTGAATAGCATATCCTTAGACTCGACGTTCTCATCCACAAGAGCGTTGAAAAGAGTACTTTTTCCTGCATTGGTGTAGCCTGCAAGTGCCACCAGCGAAAAACCCTTTGAGTGCCTGTGAATCCGGAGGGCTTCATTGTCCTTCTGTATCGTTTCCAGCTCACTTCTGATACGAGTCATCCTGTTCTTTATATCCTGTGCGTATGAATCCTCGTATCCTCCCAGACCCATAAAACCCGGCCTTTCATCTTTTTTGAGGATAGATATCACAGCCCGTGCCCTTGGAAGCTCATATTGGAGCCTTGCGAGTTCAACCTGCAATTTGGAACGATGAGTGGTTGCTCTGGTTGCGAATATTTCAAGGATTAGCTGAAACTTGTCAATAATCTCACAACGGCAGATCTCTGAAATATTGTATATCTGCATTGTACTGAGAGGATTGTGGAATATGATTTTATCAGGTTTCAGATGAACAACCATTTGTGCCAGTTCATCGACCTTGCCCCTTCCAAGATGGAACTTCCTGTCAGGATGCCTGGTCTGGGTTAGTTCGCACATAACCTCATAACCTGCTGCCTCAGCCAGTTCCCTGAGCTCATTTAGCTGAAGCATGTTCTTTTCATCTTCAGACCGTGGGTCATTTCGCTTTACTAAAATAGCACTTTTCATAGGGATACCTGATTTCCTGAATAATCATTGAACGCCCAGCTCTTTTAGAAGGAGTTTTCTTGAACTAAGCGATACATGATGGGCAATTTCAATGCATCG
This window contains:
- a CDS encoding methanogenesis marker 9 domain-containing protein; translated protein: MSDNLFDIKVGELSFKNPIALAPMGGITNSCFANENATDAGLVILGGYNLDAATQKAASEMLARGREEFESNEPLKLIESEIKAVNEGPVVGVNVRSTTIEPLIEAAKIAKHADAILELDAHCRQKEITDIGAGQALLTDLTKLCDWIEHIKETGVVLSVKVRANVVDDIELVQQIESSGADILHLDAMKEGSGADLNLIKNIRDSTRMFLICNNSVTDIDAAQDMFTRGADMVSVARGVLEDSGLISNLVHSISAQQEDMGWYNAPKHVCRGEGDLRGLAFCCLPVKPCPVHNNIKKLGYSAQEFADTKMEFVKGTMLEYGDSTCFGSLAWCCKISKRCYLRDGVLETLGLSDAEYMRLKKELADYIINNAKKPIGTSKN
- a CDS encoding geranylgeranyl reductase family protein, coding for MYDLIIIGAGPSGSSAGRIAGKNGIKTLIIEKEIFPRYKPCGGALSEHAMSYLDFKIPDEIIEKDIFGGRVRFRGKSIEYFKDHRLSVIVTRSIFDNFLLEKAKETGIDIHHGEKVTDVSPNGAHVLVTTNKDSYKARYVVIATGSQGKLKTVVRREDNKSEYGVCLVTEVEEKDEVIDQYIKDAIEMHFGVSGVGYGWVFPHKGYYSVGAGSVMAKHLPYPKKAMQDYLKVNGFMGEYKLNGHVIPCGGHKRKLVKGRIILSGDAAGFVDAFTGEGLAYAIRSGQLAAEIIKENAANGSDLQELVNYENRCYSEFGEHLKYSLIFAKIMHYFPERSFNAFIKETDILDMFLEVVTFNRTYKDLVKWLIFNFKFRWLKK
- the hflX gene encoding GTPase HflX, which produces MKSAILVKRNDPRSEDEKNMLQLNELRELAEAAGYEVMCELTQTRHPDRKFHLGRGKVDELAQMVVHLKPDKIIFHNPLSTMQIYNISEICRCEIIDKFQLILEIFATRATTHRSKLQVELARLQYELPRARAVISILKKDERPGFMGLGGYEDSYAQDIKNRMTRIRSELETIQKDNEALRIHRHSKGFSLVALAGYTNAGKSTLFNALVDENVESKDMLFTTLLPTTRSLNVEGRDVLLTDTVGFIEDLPHWMVDAFRSTLDEIFLADVVLLVVDSSEDLENIRKKLLVCHETMWDQLQDVAIVTVFNKIDLIEEDELTERMSSLGYLAPNPVAVSAKSGFGFDELKAQIHDLLPKWERISLSFPMSEKAMSIVAWIFDEGLVHNIKYGKDISIDFEARDKIINKAISLAAELS
- a CDS encoding DUF447 domain-containing protein, producing MDKKINFDDFGLYEGISETIVTTNRGWTANAAPMGIIRKKDKLFVRMFKGSNTYNNVLSEKSLVVNITLDPLVFVNSTFTDLEDSDFENVNLGGRNFTALKKAQCWIAFDCTNTKITSEALVTELVPAGTRMNKIQIRAPNRGLFGVIEACVHATRYKLTGDDKYLKLIKAYGDIVDKCGGEDEKEAMKLLYGYL
- a CDS encoding FMN-binding glutamate synthase family protein encodes the protein MGNLRQPNANEATQTFNRSKSVVPMSGICTRCVDGCRGNCEIFKSTFRGREVLYPGPFGEVTAGADKNYPIDYSHLNIQGYAVGAIGMPDDMLPGPETARFPNVSTETEYGWDKKVKMKVPIFTGALGSTEIARKNWEHFAIGAAISGVTIVCGENVCGIDPGLKRGNDGLVTESPEMDRRIELYNKYHDGYGEMLVQMNVEDTKLGVAEYLSSKHEMDTIELKWGQGAKCIGGEIKVKELDRAIELKKRGYIVTPDPELASVQEAYKVGAIREFERHSRLGFVTEEGFHAECDRLRDLGFKRITLKTGAYSMAETAMAIKYSSDAKIDLLTYDGAPGGTGMSPWPMMEEWGTPTIYLQSLVQEFADKLTSKGKRVPDLAMAGGFSSEDGIYKVLAMGAPYFKAVCMGRGLMIPGMVGKNIGKWLAEDDLPKTVSEFGHRKEEIFVHYEELEERYGADIDNIPLGAIGIYSYAEKTRVGLQQLMAGSRRFNISTLSRKDLMALTEDAAKVTGISYVMDAYRDIAEEILDG
- a CDS encoding TMEM165/GDT1 family protein; this encodes MIQDILIPFLLVGLAELGDKTQLAVLVLSTKTTKYVSLLAGVMLAFVLTDGLAILLGNFIANRIPMEYVRIGAGILFIIFGLTTLLNRAEDDDDGSYELKSPFISGFGLILVSEMGDKTQLAAALFATQYDPVLVFIGVVFALLVLSSMAIYVGKILMERINKRTISTAAGILFIVIGASFFL
- a CDS encoding triphosphoribosyl-dephospho-CoA synthase codes for the protein MKDSLYTINRGNYPLSSYIARCAQLAMCLEVSASPKPGNIDRYNDYEDTRYEHFLASATGVYPVIEEASSKTEDIGKFIRNAVTESVMWQKGGNTHFGAFLLLVPLAMAAGEILQEDEPFTIQQLVESAYRIVKNTDTTDSVDFYSCFEAAGVKVNPADEFDLQNKAAIDELNERDMSLYKLMDIARGYDLIANEWVTGFKRCAACAEIIIDGMNNDLYPSKVKADINDITVYAFMKTLAENEDTFISTKYDDRTAAYVSGQAKAIIKEMYKSHEDFETILPLIEKLDKELLEKKINPGSTADIIIAGLFIALLSGVRF
- a CDS encoding dihydromethanopterin reductase (acceptor); the protein is MTKTIAWGITGAGHFLTSSFGIFKQIKSEHDIRVNTFLSSAAEEVVRMYGLENELETISCGEYLEEIFLETQQGKSWPKTGRFLLDKYDALIVTPATSNTVSKIAHGTADSLVSNAVAQAVKGSVPVYVVPVDIAGVVISELPYGIAREICQKCDPCPPRDNCPNDAITDQIDLLKCSGCGICKELCNFNAIKGGPVELKVRDIDARNVDIMKELEGITVLEKPEDILEILHEI
- a CDS encoding PHP domain-containing protein; the protein is MKLDLHVHSCYSKDSNASLDDILEHAARNGLDGFAICDHDAIEGGIACSKRAKEIGSDLIVIPGVEVSSSKGHILVLGVRESIESGLSPEETIKRARQQGAVVIIPHPFKMTSHGIGYVDGLDTDAVEVLNSRCVTDGPNNKARKVAQELGFPMVGGSDSHEAEMVGRSYTEIQADSRTVEGVLDAIRKGRTSPGGGKTPVSFVIKQMFIGHVNKLGRRIGIR